TTCCTCGACATCGTGGGGATAGCCTAAAATAGTGAACACTAAATCCGATTGTTCAGCGATCTGACTTGGGGAATCAAGCCATTGCGCTCCCAGCTCGATTAAGGGCTGGGCTTTTTTCTTGGTTCGGTTATAAACATTAAGATCATACCCTGCCTGGATTAAATGCCTGGCCATGGATTTTCCCATGACACCTAAGCCGATAAAACCGATTTTCATCTAACAACACCCTTTCACCTAACAATGATTTTTATTCTAATAATAGTTTACCATTGACTTGATCTTTTAGCTCTTGCCTTAGCCGATTGTATGTAATGAGCCAATTCTTTGATCTTATTGTTTATTTTTGATAAGGTTAATATATTCAAAAATAAATTGACAAAATATTTTGACAAAGGAGACGGTAGAATGAATGAAAATCAACAAGGCGTAAAATGGGGCGAACTCATTGTAGGAATTATTTTTATTATCCTTGCCATTATTAGTTTTAGAAATCCGACAGTGAGTTTAGTAAGCTTAATTTACTTTTATGCAGCCGGAGCGATTGTTTCTGGGATCGTGAACCTCTATACTCGCCATCAATTACGCCAAGTTAGTGACCAAAACTATACAGTCATGTTAATTGTGGGCATTTTGAATTTAATTATCGGGGTTATTTTATTTTTCAATGTGGAAATCGGTTTCCTAACCATTCCTTTCCTAGTAGCCATTTGGTTTATTTCTGAAGGAATCGGACTTCTAACTTCCAGCTCCCTAGTTGGTTTTGTGAGTCCCGTAGGTCGAGGCCTCTCCATTT
This genomic stretch from Aerococcus mictus harbors:
- a CDS encoding HdeD family acid-resistance protein, whose translation is MNENQQGVKWGELIVGIIFIILAIISFRNPTVSLVSLIYFYAAGAIVSGIVNLYTRHQLRQVSDQNYTVMLIVGILNLIIGVILFFNVEIGFLTIPFLVAIWFISEGIGLLTSSSLVGFVSPVGRGLSIFLGIVGIIVAISIFFNPLSAYFTVVFLIGAYFLFSGIAHIIRAL